The following are encoded together in the Parambassis ranga chromosome 20, fParRan2.1, whole genome shotgun sequence genome:
- the LOC114452853 gene encoding leucine-rich repeat-containing protein 31-like isoform X1: protein MESADGSRGREGGSQRRSALNVIMNQIRRKRAPSDRRPLGRFLSRTSERTGIPEDGEVEGGGARGQSTGVAACTEGESPLGWGRLCAFVHRLGKKADSRSLHLGHCDLTATDLLELGTHTHTHTQASSASAHSDPVSAPPEATLLQFLPQLEELDVSWNELIGGSLAALTSHLQHVGNIRKLRLCGCRLSVIDVTALGETLTCIPLLEILDLSWNGAVGGGALQCLLGKLHPLLRELHLVACQLTAADAAVLGGMVAALPRLCVLDVSCNPQLTQEVDAGGFRALAASLSHAASLTTLRLQGCGLMADSLDELGASLRCLPSVRELNLSCNRRLAGGLSRLTCHLSHVAHLESLDLHLCCLTPGDLDALIQVLPALTALTELDVSSNKETGGVVLPLVSALTVTQMRRLPLNCCALNEESFTALALAVPYLRSVDVSWCKVIGGRLPLLLDALQPSVILELRLNSCELTTDDLRHLAAVCRRGCLSSLRLLDLSYNGSVGDGGWSALFTAGGLGSLEDVDLSLRPSASGPCSAWLPALLRALPGMPALARLAMKRWIVGSQERQQLSHSLRRRDALLEWDPDLKDAAHSLNQENPEEIQSEDCRTAGPPLFVDVSVVTSSVLSESKCLSTTP from the exons ATGGAGTCTGCAG ATGGTTCGAGGGGGCGGGAAGGCGGCAGCCAGAGACGCTCCGCCCTCAACGTCATCATGAATCAGATCCGCAGGAAGCGCGCGCCGTCTGACAGGAGGCCGCTGGGACGCTTCCTGTCCAGAACCTCCGAGCGGACGGGCATCCCCGAGGATGGAGAGGTGGAGGGCGGAGGGGCCCGAGGACAgagcacag gtgttgCAGCGTGCACAGAAGGTGAGTCCCCCCTCGGCTGGGGCCGCCTGTGTGCCTTCGTGCACAGGCTGGGCAAGAAGGCCGACAGCAGGAGCCTCCACCTGGGTCACTGCGATCTGACAGCTACAGACCTGCTAGAGctcggtacacacacacacacacacactcaggcttcCTCAGCATCAGCACACAGTGACCCTGTCTCTGCCCCTCCTGAAGCGACGCTGCTTCAGTTCCTCCCTCAGCTGGAAGAGCTGGACGTCTCCTGGAACGAGCTGATCGGTGGGAGCCTGGCGGCACTGACCTCTCACCTCCAGCACGTGGGCAACATCAGGAAGCTGAGGCTCTGCGGCTGCAGGCTGAGTGTCATCGATGTCACTGCTCTTG gtgAAACGCTCACCTGCATCCCTCTCTTGGAGATCCTCGATCTGTCCTGGAACGGTGCCGTCGGCGGTGGCGCTCTGCAATGCCTGCTGGGTAAACTCCACCCTTTGCTGAGGGAGCTCCACCTGGTGGCCTGTCAGCTCACTGCAGCCGATGCTGCTGTTCTCG GAGGAATGGTGGCTGCTCTGCCCAGACTCTGTGTGCTGGATGTCTCCTGTAACCCTCAGCTCACACAGGAAGTAGACGCCGGCGGCTTCAGAGCGCTGgctgcctccctctctcacgCCGCCTCCCTCACCACGCTTCGCCTGCAGGGGTGTGGTCTGATGGCAGACAGCCTGGATGAGCTCG GCGCATCGCTCCGCTGCCTCCCCTCTGTGCGCGAGCTGAACCTGTCCTGCAACAGGCGCCTGGCTGGTGGACTGAGCCGCCTCACCTGTCACCTGTCTCACGTCGCGCACCTGGAGAGCCTGGACCTCCACCTGTGCTGTCTCACGCCCGGCGACCTGGACGCCCTGA TCCAGGTGCTTCCTGCTCTGACGGCACTCACAGAACTTGACGTCTCGTCCAATAAGGAGACAGGGGGCGTGGTCCTCCCACTGGTCTCCGCCCTCACCGTGACACAGATGAGGCGGCTGCCGCTCAACTGCTGCGCCCTGAACGAAGAGTCCTTCACCGCTCtgg cgctgGCAGTGCCGTACCTGCGCAGTGTGGATGTCTCCTGGTGTAAAGTGATCGGTGGCCGCTTGCCGTTGCTGCTGGATGCTTTGCAGCCGTCAGTCATCCTGGAGCTCCGCCTCAACAGCTGTGAGCTCACCACTGATGACCTGCGTCACCTAG ctgccgTGTGCAGGCGTGGATGTCTGTCCTCCCTCCGGCTGCTGGACCTCTCCTACAATGGCTCCGTGGGCGACGGTGGCTGGTCGGCCTTGTTCACGGCAGGAGGCCTGGGCTCACTGGAGGACGTGGACCTCAGCCTGCGACCTTCCGCCTCCGGCCCGTGCTCAGCCTGGCTGCCCGCGCTGCTCCGCGCTCTGCCCGGGATGCCGGCGCTGGCTCGGCTGGCAATGAAGAGGTGGATCGTGGGGTctcaggagagacagcagctgagCCACAGTCTGAGGAGGAGGGACGCCCTGCTGGAGTGGGATCCGGACCTTAAAGACGCAGCACACAGCTTGAATCAGGAGAATCCTGAGGAGATTCAGTCTGAGGA CTGCAGAACCGCGGGGCCTCCTCTGTTTGTGGACGTGTCCGTGGTGACGTCCAGCGTGCTGTCAGAGTCCAAATGCCTGTCGACGACGCCGTAG
- the LOC114452853 gene encoding leucine-rich repeat-containing protein 31-like isoform X2: protein MESADGSRGREGGSQRRSALNVIMNQIRRKRAPSDRRPLGRFLSRTSERTGIPEDGEVEGGGARGQSTGVAACTEGESPLGWGRLCAFVHRLGKKADSRSLHLGHCDLTATDLLELATLLQFLPQLEELDVSWNELIGGSLAALTSHLQHVGNIRKLRLCGCRLSVIDVTALGETLTCIPLLEILDLSWNGAVGGGALQCLLGKLHPLLRELHLVACQLTAADAAVLGGMVAALPRLCVLDVSCNPQLTQEVDAGGFRALAASLSHAASLTTLRLQGCGLMADSLDELGASLRCLPSVRELNLSCNRRLAGGLSRLTCHLSHVAHLESLDLHLCCLTPGDLDALIQVLPALTALTELDVSSNKETGGVVLPLVSALTVTQMRRLPLNCCALNEESFTALALAVPYLRSVDVSWCKVIGGRLPLLLDALQPSVILELRLNSCELTTDDLRHLAAVCRRGCLSSLRLLDLSYNGSVGDGGWSALFTAGGLGSLEDVDLSLRPSASGPCSAWLPALLRALPGMPALARLAMKRWIVGSQERQQLSHSLRRRDALLEWDPDLKDAAHSLNQENPEEIQSEDCRTAGPPLFVDVSVVTSSVLSESKCLSTTP from the exons ATGGAGTCTGCAG ATGGTTCGAGGGGGCGGGAAGGCGGCAGCCAGAGACGCTCCGCCCTCAACGTCATCATGAATCAGATCCGCAGGAAGCGCGCGCCGTCTGACAGGAGGCCGCTGGGACGCTTCCTGTCCAGAACCTCCGAGCGGACGGGCATCCCCGAGGATGGAGAGGTGGAGGGCGGAGGGGCCCGAGGACAgagcacag gtgttgCAGCGTGCACAGAAGGTGAGTCCCCCCTCGGCTGGGGCCGCCTGTGTGCCTTCGTGCACAGGCTGGGCAAGAAGGCCGACAGCAGGAGCCTCCACCTGGGTCACTGCGATCTGACAGCTACAGACCTGCTAGAGctcg CGACGCTGCTTCAGTTCCTCCCTCAGCTGGAAGAGCTGGACGTCTCCTGGAACGAGCTGATCGGTGGGAGCCTGGCGGCACTGACCTCTCACCTCCAGCACGTGGGCAACATCAGGAAGCTGAGGCTCTGCGGCTGCAGGCTGAGTGTCATCGATGTCACTGCTCTTG gtgAAACGCTCACCTGCATCCCTCTCTTGGAGATCCTCGATCTGTCCTGGAACGGTGCCGTCGGCGGTGGCGCTCTGCAATGCCTGCTGGGTAAACTCCACCCTTTGCTGAGGGAGCTCCACCTGGTGGCCTGTCAGCTCACTGCAGCCGATGCTGCTGTTCTCG GAGGAATGGTGGCTGCTCTGCCCAGACTCTGTGTGCTGGATGTCTCCTGTAACCCTCAGCTCACACAGGAAGTAGACGCCGGCGGCTTCAGAGCGCTGgctgcctccctctctcacgCCGCCTCCCTCACCACGCTTCGCCTGCAGGGGTGTGGTCTGATGGCAGACAGCCTGGATGAGCTCG GCGCATCGCTCCGCTGCCTCCCCTCTGTGCGCGAGCTGAACCTGTCCTGCAACAGGCGCCTGGCTGGTGGACTGAGCCGCCTCACCTGTCACCTGTCTCACGTCGCGCACCTGGAGAGCCTGGACCTCCACCTGTGCTGTCTCACGCCCGGCGACCTGGACGCCCTGA TCCAGGTGCTTCCTGCTCTGACGGCACTCACAGAACTTGACGTCTCGTCCAATAAGGAGACAGGGGGCGTGGTCCTCCCACTGGTCTCCGCCCTCACCGTGACACAGATGAGGCGGCTGCCGCTCAACTGCTGCGCCCTGAACGAAGAGTCCTTCACCGCTCtgg cgctgGCAGTGCCGTACCTGCGCAGTGTGGATGTCTCCTGGTGTAAAGTGATCGGTGGCCGCTTGCCGTTGCTGCTGGATGCTTTGCAGCCGTCAGTCATCCTGGAGCTCCGCCTCAACAGCTGTGAGCTCACCACTGATGACCTGCGTCACCTAG ctgccgTGTGCAGGCGTGGATGTCTGTCCTCCCTCCGGCTGCTGGACCTCTCCTACAATGGCTCCGTGGGCGACGGTGGCTGGTCGGCCTTGTTCACGGCAGGAGGCCTGGGCTCACTGGAGGACGTGGACCTCAGCCTGCGACCTTCCGCCTCCGGCCCGTGCTCAGCCTGGCTGCCCGCGCTGCTCCGCGCTCTGCCCGGGATGCCGGCGCTGGCTCGGCTGGCAATGAAGAGGTGGATCGTGGGGTctcaggagagacagcagctgagCCACAGTCTGAGGAGGAGGGACGCCCTGCTGGAGTGGGATCCGGACCTTAAAGACGCAGCACACAGCTTGAATCAGGAGAATCCTGAGGAGATTCAGTCTGAGGA CTGCAGAACCGCGGGGCCTCCTCTGTTTGTGGACGTGTCCGTGGTGACGTCCAGCGTGCTGTCAGAGTCCAAATGCCTGTCGACGACGCCGTAG